A single region of the Leptospiraceae bacterium genome encodes:
- a CDS encoding ParB/RepB/Spo0J family partition protein, with amino-acid sequence MSLKSKRLGSLADIFQSEVLEGTIRKIKLSKILPSERQPRGDRKKSVEELANSIMTDGLLQPIVVTKAEQEETYKIIAGERRFHAVSQLGWSEVECKILNKPEKEVYKLAVIENLQRENLSAYDEADAMKILKAEYGYTDNEIGSIFGKSRNYITEILSISVLGKKELELCREVGIDNKNLLVQAAQSHKKGDFQNFIQSYKNGSLKTIKEAKEFNKKGNAQSSIKTQQSAKCTIEKLDNKIIIMSSDTKLLLQIESKLKKSLAKFLS; translated from the coding sequence ATGAGCTTAAAAAGTAAAAGATTAGGCTCGTTAGCTGATATTTTTCAGTCCGAGGTATTAGAAGGGACAATTCGCAAGATTAAACTTTCCAAGATATTGCCCTCTGAGAGACAACCGAGAGGAGACAGGAAGAAGAGCGTAGAAGAATTGGCAAATAGCATCATGACAGATGGGCTTCTTCAACCAATAGTAGTTACAAAAGCAGAGCAAGAGGAAACCTACAAAATAATTGCGGGCGAACGGAGATTTCATGCTGTAAGTCAACTAGGTTGGAGCGAAGTAGAATGTAAAATATTAAACAAACCAGAAAAGGAAGTCTATAAGCTCGCCGTAATTGAAAATCTTCAAAGAGAAAATCTTTCCGCCTACGATGAAGCTGACGCAATGAAAATCCTAAAAGCTGAATACGGATACACAGATAATGAAATTGGCTCAATTTTTGGAAAAAGTAGAAATTATATAACGGAGATTTTAAGCATTTCAGTTTTAGGGAAAAAAGAACTTGAGCTTTGCAGAGAAGTTGGCATTGACAACAAAAACTTACTGGTTCAGGCTGCGCAATCTCATAAAAAAGGAGATTTTCAAAATTTTATACAAAGCTATAAAAATGGCTCGCTTAAGACAATAAAAGAAGCAAAAGAGTTCAATAAAAAAGGTAATGCCCAAAGTAGCATCAAAACACAACAGTCAGCAAAATGCACCATAGAAAAGCTAGATAATAAAATCATTATTATGAGTAGTGATACAAAATTACTTCTACAAATCGAGAGTAAACTCAAAAAGTCTCTCGCAAAATTTCTTTCATAA
- a CDS encoding ParA family protein yields MITISITNQKGGEGKTTTSINLAEGLARRGKKTILLDMDPQSNSTSIYVSTSLDQNMFHIFHNKAKLNQIIHETSKPNLFVAPASSRLAEMEAVSANNVEAPFILRDAMEDLDGFDFCIIDCPPSLSIFTINALVASNFVLIPLQAEKFSVDGIVGLQQTITSIKKRINPQLEIIGALITQLKPHTLLTKTIIPILTKYFKVFDQSISDGVAIGESHLAKCSIYDYNKKCRQSKEYEEFVEEFLNELKK; encoded by the coding sequence ATGATTACAATTTCGATTACAAATCAAAAAGGCGGAGAAGGAAAGACAACAACTTCAATCAATTTAGCCGAAGGTCTAGCAAGAAGAGGAAAAAAAACCATTCTGCTTGATATGGACCCTCAAAGTAATTCAACAAGTATTTACGTGAGCACGAGCCTAGACCAGAACATGTTTCATATTTTTCACAATAAAGCAAAGCTAAATCAAATTATTCATGAAACCTCAAAACCAAACCTTTTTGTTGCTCCTGCCAGCTCTAGATTGGCAGAAATGGAAGCAGTGAGCGCAAATAACGTGGAAGCACCCTTTATCCTCCGAGATGCAATGGAAGACTTAGATGGATTTGACTTCTGCATTATAGATTGTCCTCCAAGCCTATCCATTTTCACTATAAACGCATTAGTTGCCTCGAACTTCGTGCTTATCCCGCTGCAAGCCGAGAAGTTCTCTGTAGACGGAATCGTAGGCTTACAACAAACAATAACAAGCATCAAGAAAAGAATTAATCCACAGCTTGAAATTATTGGAGCCTTAATCACTCAATTAAAACCGCATACACTACTCACGAAAACAATCATCCCAATTCTAACAAAGTATTTCAAAGTCTTTGATCAAAGTATTTCAGATGGCGTTGCTATTGGAGAAAGTCATTTGGCCAAATGCTCGATATATGATTACAATAAAAAATGCAGACAATCGAAAGAATACGAAGAGTTTGTAGAGGAATTTTTGAATGAGCTTAAAAAGTAA
- a CDS encoding 3'-5' exonuclease: MNQILLQNMEFTALDIETSGLNPNENEILEIAAIRFDRDKILNTYNFLVKPLKPLQQNAQIVNGITPKMLENARSLNDILPEFFKFISDSALVIQNSEFDLSFILPEAKKRGIHIPTLPVFCTLNLSRKLFPELKKFNLVALRDFFKIEKMNTQTSRHSFHEALDDSFAAMKVFINCVDKMNHWSETVDKSIYHAKGYKTTTDYIQQQWLF; encoded by the coding sequence ATGAACCAGATACTTTTACAGAACATGGAATTTACCGCATTGGATATTGAGACGTCAGGACTCAATCCAAATGAAAATGAGATTTTGGAAATTGCCGCAATTCGATTTGATCGAGATAAGATTCTAAATACTTATAATTTTCTCGTAAAACCGTTGAAACCGTTGCAGCAAAATGCACAAATAGTCAATGGAATTACCCCAAAAATGCTTGAAAATGCGAGAAGTTTAAATGATATTTTACCAGAGTTTTTTAAATTTATTAGTGACTCTGCTCTTGTAATTCAAAATTCAGAATTTGATCTTTCTTTTATTCTACCTGAAGCTAAGAAAAGAGGAATTCATATCCCTACTCTTCCCGTTTTTTGCACTCTCAATTTAAGTAGAAAATTATTTCCCGAGCTAAAGAAATTCAATCTAGTAGCGCTCCGTGATTTTTTTAAGATAGAAAAAATGAACACACAAACATCGCGTCATTCTTTTCATGAGGCACTAGACGACTCCTTTGCAGCGATGAAAGTATTTATTAACTGTGTAGATAAAATGAATCATTGGTCAGAAACTGTTGATAAATCCATCTATCATGCCAAAGGCTATAAGACTACAACGGACTATATTCAACAACAATGGCTATTTTAA
- a CDS encoding MBOAT family protein, translating to MNFTSAEFLFFLLLFLSLRWFAYPLLFKIADKIGFRKENSGSEVDSKNSDSSLKNDALVIFLLAGSYFFYASWNYKFLGLLCFTSVLDFSIGKKIHSTDSKSKRQFLLFVSIFINLSILGFYKYFFFLADNVSQVSNLFGFAFSRPTWSILLPAGISFYTFQSLSYTIDVYRRVLPAEKSFLRYALYLAFFPQLVAGPIVVAYEFLPQIQDAYKRKFGEINLNQAFYFILLGFIKKSVLADNISVISDFVFSRHEQIETLSWSFVLMGMISYSIQIYGDFSGYTDIARGVALLLGFHLPENFNLPYLASSLTDFWRRWHISLSSWLRSYLYIPLGGNRYGEIFTYRNLFLTMLLGGLWHGASWNFVIWGGLHGAYLGIERYVFAKFRSASFISDVRPFVKTTSKVLYVLFTFCLVTCLWVFFRSANLDVAYSIFRSILKLQSGISPNYTMELQFYTIGLTVFLAHLFGYFYPNKIHNLFESEGTQWQFPIYAFLSILAVLYSGELKPFIYFVF from the coding sequence ATGAACTTTACCTCTGCTGAATTTTTATTCTTTTTACTCCTTTTCCTTTCTCTTCGTTGGTTCGCCTACCCACTTCTTTTTAAAATTGCTGACAAAATTGGTTTCCGAAAAGAGAATTCTGGTAGCGAAGTTGATTCAAAGAATAGCGATTCTTCTCTTAAAAACGATGCTCTTGTAATCTTTTTATTAGCGGGAAGTTACTTTTTTTATGCCAGTTGGAATTATAAGTTTCTTGGACTTCTGTGCTTTACTTCTGTCTTGGATTTTTCTATTGGAAAAAAAATTCATTCTACCGACTCAAAATCGAAAAGACAATTTCTCCTTTTCGTTTCGATATTTATCAATCTATCAATTTTGGGCTTTTATAAATATTTCTTTTTTCTGGCTGATAATGTAAGTCAAGTTAGTAACCTCTTTGGGTTTGCATTTTCTCGACCAACTTGGAGTATTCTTCTGCCGGCTGGAATTTCCTTTTATACATTCCAGTCTCTAAGCTACACAATTGATGTGTATCGTCGTGTCTTGCCTGCGGAGAAAAGCTTCCTGCGATATGCCCTATATCTGGCATTCTTTCCGCAACTAGTTGCAGGACCAATCGTTGTTGCTTATGAATTTTTACCCCAAATTCAGGACGCATACAAGAGAAAATTTGGAGAAATAAATTTAAATCAGGCTTTCTATTTTATACTTTTAGGATTTATCAAGAAGTCTGTTCTTGCGGACAATATCTCCGTTATTAGCGATTTTGTTTTTTCTAGACATGAGCAAATTGAAACTCTATCCTGGTCATTTGTTTTAATGGGAATGATTTCTTACTCCATCCAAATATATGGAGATTTTAGTGGATACACAGATATCGCTCGTGGTGTAGCTTTGCTATTGGGATTTCATTTACCTGAGAACTTTAACTTACCGTATTTGGCTTCTAGTCTAACTGACTTCTGGAGACGATGGCATATTTCTCTGTCGAGCTGGCTAAGGTCTTATTTGTATATTCCGTTGGGAGGAAATCGATATGGAGAAATCTTTACCTATCGCAATCTATTTCTTACAATGCTGCTTGGTGGACTCTGGCATGGGGCAAGTTGGAATTTTGTAATTTGGGGAGGTTTGCATGGTGCGTATTTAGGAATTGAGCGTTATGTATTTGCCAAATTTAGAAGTGCTTCTTTTATTTCGGATGTCCGACCTTTTGTAAAGACTACCAGTAAAGTTCTTTATGTCCTATTCACTTTTTGTCTGGTAACTTGTCTTTGGGTATTCTTTCGATCTGCTAATCTTGACGTTGCTTATTCCATTTTTCGTTCTATTCTAAAATTGCAATCCGGAATTTCTCCCAATTACACAATGGAGTTGCAATTTTATACCATAGGTCTTACTGTTTTTCTGGCTCACTTATTCGGATATTTTTATCCAAACAAAATTCATAATCTCTTCGAAAGCGAAGGCACTCAATGGCAGTTTCCCATATATGCTTTTTTGTCAATCCTAGCTGTATTATATAGTGGTGAATTAAAACCCTTTATTTATTTTGTCTTTTAA
- a CDS encoding transglycosylase domain-containing protein, translating into MQKFPEKPIRIKKARTPRHQNPVISKTPNIYMRILKKLFWNKKFLYIFLFLFLLFIPWVPVLYFGVLIYFPYDETGKNRYTRITGPLIQYVGGEWVSTDRIPSACKKAIVIAEDSEFFNHSGISIESIRSSLEYNRKQGRIISGASTISQQFIKNAFLNRKKTYIRKVREALGAILFNLLFSKDQQLTWYLNVVEFGPRVYGLQAASNFYFKKDASRLNIRECATLATFLPRPVHFSNGYRSGHTPVAFQRRFQRIYSGLAPAAVKKEKEKEKEEIIEEVEEE; encoded by the coding sequence TTGCAAAAATTTCCAGAAAAACCGATTAGAATAAAAAAGGCAAGAACCCCGCGTCATCAGAATCCGGTCATTTCCAAAACACCGAATATCTATATGCGAATTCTAAAGAAACTTTTTTGGAATAAAAAATTTCTATATATATTCCTTTTTCTTTTTCTGCTTTTTATTCCCTGGGTGCCTGTTTTATACTTTGGAGTTTTGATTTACTTTCCTTATGATGAAACAGGAAAAAATAGATACACTCGAATCACAGGACCGCTTATTCAATACGTCGGAGGTGAATGGGTTAGCACTGACCGAATTCCTTCTGCTTGTAAAAAAGCAATTGTGATTGCAGAAGACAGTGAGTTTTTTAATCACAGTGGAATTTCCATTGAAAGCATTCGTTCTAGTTTAGAATACAATCGCAAGCAAGGAAGAATTATTTCCGGAGCTAGCACAATCAGTCAGCAGTTTATCAAAAATGCTTTTTTAAATCGAAAGAAAACTTACATCCGAAAAGTTCGCGAAGCGCTCGGTGCTATTTTATTTAATCTCCTTTTTTCAAAAGATCAACAGCTCACTTGGTATTTGAATGTAGTTGAATTTGGACCTCGCGTTTATGGACTACAAGCTGCTTCGAATTTCTATTTTAAAAAAGATGCTTCTCGATTGAACATTCGGGAGTGTGCAACGCTTGCAACTTTTTTACCTAGACCTGTTCATTTTAGCAATGGTTATCGAAGCGGTCATACGCCTGTCGCATTTCAAAGACGATTTCAACGAATTTATTCTGGCTTAGCTCCTGCTGCAGTAAAGAAGGAAAAGGAAAAAGAGAAAGAAGAAATTATTGAAGAGGTCGAAGAAGAGTAG
- the asd gene encoding aspartate-semialdehyde dehydrogenase, with protein sequence MGKVKVGVLGATGSVGQRFIQLLEGHEYFEVVALGASDKSAGNLYKDVMKSRWKVSSKIPDYAANMKITRCTPKETPGVDLVFSGLDSDVAGEVETEYAKAGVMVISNSKNHRTDKDVPILSAEVNSEQLKVLEAQKTKGKIITNSNCTIMGVTITLKPLFDAYGIESVFLVSMQAISGAGYPGVPSLDILGNVVPHIGGEEEKVEMEPQKCLGKVSGGKIVPANFKISAHCNRVPVVDGHTVCVSVKLKKKTTVEKIKKLWAEFSSEPQKLKLPSAPLQVIDYRDEIDRPQPRLDLMNGNGMTTTVGRLRPDPLFDFKYVVLSHNTIRGAAGAAILNAELVYKKGYLRVK encoded by the coding sequence ATGGGTAAAGTTAAGGTTGGAGTTCTAGGAGCAACTGGCTCGGTAGGACAAAGATTTATTCAGTTATTAGAAGGTCATGAATACTTTGAAGTAGTTGCGTTAGGCGCGTCGGATAAGAGTGCCGGTAATCTATATAAAGACGTTATGAAGTCTAGATGGAAGGTTTCTTCCAAAATTCCTGATTATGCGGCTAATATGAAAATTACTCGCTGCACACCCAAAGAGACTCCCGGAGTAGATTTAGTTTTTTCTGGCTTAGACAGTGATGTTGCCGGAGAGGTAGAAACTGAGTATGCGAAAGCCGGTGTGATGGTAATTTCGAATTCTAAAAATCATAGAACAGATAAAGATGTTCCTATTCTTTCTGCTGAAGTAAATTCTGAGCAACTAAAAGTTTTAGAAGCACAAAAAACAAAAGGCAAAATTATTACAAATTCCAATTGCACAATCATGGGTGTTACCATTACCCTCAAGCCACTCTTTGATGCTTATGGAATTGAATCTGTATTTTTAGTTTCCATGCAAGCGATTTCGGGAGCAGGCTATCCTGGAGTTCCATCTCTTGATATTTTAGGAAACGTTGTTCCTCATATTGGTGGCGAAGAAGAGAAAGTAGAAATGGAACCACAAAAATGTTTAGGCAAAGTAAGTGGTGGGAAAATTGTTCCGGCTAACTTTAAGATATCCGCTCATTGCAATCGTGTTCCTGTTGTGGATGGACATACTGTTTGTGTTTCAGTTAAGCTAAAGAAAAAAACCACAGTGGAAAAAATTAAAAAACTATGGGCAGAGTTTTCTAGTGAGCCTCAAAAATTAAAACTTCCATCTGCTCCTCTTCAAGTGATTGATTATCGGGATGAAATAGATCGTCCACAACCAAGATTAGATTTAATGAATGGAAATGGAATGACTACTACTGTTGGACGTTTACGACCAGATCCACTTTTTGATTTTAAATATGTTGTATTGAGTCACAACACAATTCGCGGAGCGGCTGGTGCTGCGATATTAAATGCGGAATTAGTTTACAAAAAAGGTTACTTGAGAGTAAAATAA
- the pyk gene encoding pyruvate kinase produces the protein MQNIEKFRKTKIICTLGPATSDINMIRKLADAGMNIARLNMSHGDHKFHGDLIQKIKKLNKDLKYPIAIMIDTQGPEIRTGEVHTELDLKVGEIFTFHVIPGQESEEKSVFVNYTDIIDDLKIGDKVTVDNGLINLVVLEKKEKELVCRVLDGGKLGSRKHINLPGIKVNIPSITQKDLKDILFGLEQDIDFIALSFVRSHEDILQLRKIIEENNAHAQIVAKIEDAEAVKNYKEIIAVSDGVMVARGDLGVEVELEELPIIQRKIIKECAVQGKRVIVATHLLESMIQNPFPTRAEVTDVANAVFEEADAIMLSGETASGKFPVRCVEMLHKIAMRIESSGGGVGYVLQKKPKNKKEELAKSAALLADSLKCNAVIVITRRGTTANNIAAYHPEFPIIHAFTNMTSVRRKLWLNRGILPYRVDFSSDPEKTIALAIETLKKNNMIGVGQQVVILSDIIAGEDRVETIQVREVK, from the coding sequence ATGCAGAATATCGAAAAATTTAGAAAAACCAAAATCATTTGCACATTAGGACCTGCTACTTCGGACATTAATATGATCCGAAAGCTAGCGGATGCAGGAATGAACATCGCAAGGCTTAACATGTCTCACGGTGATCATAAATTTCATGGCGATTTAATTCAGAAAATCAAAAAGTTAAACAAAGATTTAAAATATCCAATTGCTATCATGATTGATACGCAAGGACCTGAAATTCGCACAGGCGAAGTTCATACGGAGCTTGATTTAAAGGTTGGAGAGATATTTACATTCCATGTGATTCCAGGACAGGAATCTGAAGAAAAATCTGTATTTGTAAACTACACTGATATAATTGATGATTTAAAAATTGGCGACAAAGTCACAGTAGACAATGGATTAATCAACTTAGTCGTGCTAGAAAAAAAAGAAAAAGAATTAGTCTGTAGAGTCCTCGATGGGGGCAAACTCGGTAGCCGCAAACATATCAATCTACCGGGGATAAAGGTGAATATCCCCTCTATTACACAGAAAGATTTAAAAGATATTTTATTTGGTCTTGAGCAAGATATTGATTTTATCGCACTTTCATTTGTTAGAAGTCACGAAGATATTTTACAACTCAGAAAAATCATCGAGGAAAACAACGCTCACGCACAAATCGTTGCGAAAATAGAAGACGCAGAAGCAGTTAAGAATTATAAAGAAATTATCGCTGTGTCAGATGGAGTTATGGTTGCCCGTGGAGATTTGGGAGTAGAGGTAGAGCTAGAAGAGCTTCCAATCATTCAACGAAAAATTATCAAAGAATGTGCTGTGCAAGGCAAACGTGTAATAGTCGCAACTCACTTACTAGAAAGTATGATCCAAAATCCATTTCCAACTCGCGCAGAAGTTACCGACGTAGCAAATGCTGTATTTGAAGAAGCGGATGCTATTATGTTATCCGGTGAAACTGCTTCTGGAAAATTTCCGGTTCGTTGTGTAGAGATGCTTCATAAGATTGCAATGCGTATTGAATCTTCCGGTGGCGGAGTGGGTTATGTATTACAAAAAAAACCTAAGAATAAAAAAGAAGAACTTGCAAAGTCGGCTGCTCTTCTCGCTGACTCTCTTAAGTGCAATGCAGTAATCGTTATTACCCGCAGAGGAACAACTGCAAATAATATTGCTGCCTATCATCCTGAGTTTCCAATCATTCACGCATTTACAAATATGACATCTGTTCGTCGCAAGCTCTGGCTCAATCGCGGTATACTTCCTTACAGAGTAGATTTTTCGAGTGACCCCGAAAAAACAATTGCACTCGCCATTGAGACTCTCAAAAAAAATAATATGATTGGCGTTGGGCAACAGGTCGTTATCCTCTCGGATATTATTGCAGGCGAAGATCGCGTGGAAACGATTCAGGTTAGGGAAGTGAAATGA